One genomic window of Streptosporangiales bacterium includes the following:
- a CDS encoding glutamine amidotransferase, which translates to MCGIVGLHLKRESAHQPLGAHLAEMLDCMTTRGPDSAGIALYADPLPGGRQRYSVRLPEHVDAAEVARRAGIELGDEVAVESLRPDGAALVAAGAPEQVSEAILTAESDAVVVGHGTAIEMFKDVGSPRSICDRYGIAQRSAYQGVGHTRMATESAVTTDGSHPFAVASDLVLVHNGAFSNYATVRRKLEREGIRCVTDNDSEVCARYVAWQMSRGADLEDALRMVLKELDGFYTLLVSTADEFAVVRDSFACKPAVIAENDDYVAFGSEFHALASLPDVGKATVFEPMPEEIHIWRRGDGRGWSQ; encoded by the coding sequence ATGTGCGGGATCGTCGGTCTCCATCTCAAGCGCGAGTCCGCGCACCAGCCCCTGGGCGCGCACCTGGCCGAGATGCTCGACTGCATGACCACCAGGGGACCTGACTCTGCGGGCATCGCCCTCTACGCCGATCCGCTGCCGGGTGGTAGGCAGCGCTACTCGGTGCGGCTGCCGGAGCACGTGGACGCGGCCGAGGTCGCGAGGCGGGCCGGCATCGAGCTGGGGGACGAGGTCGCGGTCGAGAGCCTGCGGCCGGACGGTGCCGCGCTCGTCGCCGCCGGCGCGCCCGAGCAGGTCTCGGAAGCGATCCTGACCGCCGAGTCGGACGCGGTCGTCGTCGGCCACGGCACGGCCATCGAGATGTTCAAGGACGTCGGCTCGCCGCGCTCGATCTGCGACAGGTACGGCATCGCGCAGCGGTCGGCGTACCAAGGTGTCGGCCACACGAGGATGGCTACCGAGTCCGCGGTAACTACCGACGGCTCGCACCCGTTCGCCGTCGCGTCCGATCTCGTGCTGGTGCACAACGGTGCGTTCTCCAACTACGCCACCGTGCGGCGCAAGCTCGAACGCGAGGGCATCCGCTGCGTCACGGACAACGACTCCGAGGTCTGCGCGCGATACGTCGCGTGGCAGATGAGCCGTGGAGCGGATCTCGAGGACGCGCTGCGCATGGTGCTCAAGGAGCTGGACGGCTTCTACACGTTGCTGGTGTCGACGGCTGACGAGTTCGCGGTCGTACGCGACTCCTTCGCCTGTAAACCGGCGGTGATCGCGGAGAACGACGACTACGTGGCGTTCGGGTCGGAGTTCCACGCACTCGCGTCGCTGCCCGACGTCGGCAAGGCGACCGTGTTCGAGCCGATGCCGGAGGAGATCCATATCTGGCGCAGGGGAGACGGTCGCGGATGGTCGCAGTGA
- a CDS encoding sarcosine oxidase subunit delta: protein MMLLRCPWCGPRNVTEFRYVGEKTSRPDPATTTPTQWRTYLYTRANVFGWTVETWYHSTGCRQHFSVERHTLSNRTRPVQENS, encoded by the coding sequence ATGATGCTTCTACGGTGCCCCTGGTGCGGGCCGCGTAACGTGACCGAGTTCAGGTATGTCGGCGAGAAGACCTCCCGACCGGATCCCGCGACGACCACCCCGACGCAGTGGCGCACCTACCTCTACACGAGGGCGAACGTCTTCGGCTGGACCGTGGAGACCTGGTACCACTCCACCGGGTGCCGGCAGCACTTCAGCGTCGAGAGGCACACCTTGTCGAACCGGACGCGTCCCGTCCAGGAGAACTCATGA
- a CDS encoding FMN-binding glutamate synthase family protein gives MSDSADHSAPDENIRTSNTFPPDVLRDIQLMAAEGRYEIRGWGAKRAVPSFDDLVFLTASASRYPLEGYRERCDTTTVLGSRYASKPLELAIPITIAGMSFGALSANAKEALGRAATAVGTSTTTGDGGMTAEERKASKTLVYQCLPSRYGFNPADLRAADAIEVVIGQGAKPGGGGMLLGQKVSERVAEMRTLPAGIDQRSASRHPDWVGPDDLRIKMEELREATSWEKPIYVKVGATRVANDVKLAVAAGADAVVVDGMQGGTGATQDVFIEHAGIPSLPAVRLAAEALREVGKEDEVQLIVSGGIRTGADVAKALALGADAVSIGVAPLVALGCNSRTYVKDGKEHDATADYAAIGATPGHCDRMHTGRCPVGIATQDPELASRLDPDWGAQRVANYLKALTMEVTTLARACGKSSVHNLEPEDLVALTIEAAAMAQVPLAGTNWIPGHPKGGW, from the coding sequence ATGAGTGATTCAGCCGACCACAGCGCGCCAGACGAGAACATCAGGACGAGCAACACGTTCCCGCCCGACGTGCTCAGGGACATCCAGCTGATGGCCGCCGAGGGCAGGTACGAGATCCGCGGCTGGGGAGCCAAGCGGGCCGTGCCCAGCTTCGACGACCTGGTGTTCCTCACCGCGTCTGCGTCCAGGTACCCGCTCGAGGGGTACAGGGAGCGCTGCGACACGACGACCGTGCTCGGCAGCCGTTACGCGAGCAAGCCACTGGAGCTCGCGATCCCCATCACCATCGCGGGCATGAGCTTCGGGGCGCTGTCCGCGAACGCCAAGGAGGCGCTGGGCCGTGCCGCGACCGCCGTCGGCACGTCGACCACGACGGGCGACGGCGGCATGACGGCCGAGGAGCGCAAGGCGTCGAAGACGCTGGTGTACCAGTGCCTGCCGTCCAGGTACGGGTTCAACCCCGCCGACCTGCGTGCAGCGGACGCGATCGAGGTCGTCATCGGGCAGGGCGCCAAGCCGGGCGGTGGCGGCATGCTGCTCGGCCAGAAGGTCAGCGAGCGGGTCGCGGAGATGCGCACCCTGCCCGCCGGTATCGACCAGCGGTCGGCGAGCCGGCACCCGGACTGGGTGGGTCCCGACGATCTCCGCATAAAGATGGAGGAGCTGCGCGAGGCGACCTCGTGGGAGAAGCCGATCTACGTCAAGGTCGGTGCGACCAGGGTGGCCAACGACGTCAAGCTCGCGGTCGCGGCCGGTGCGGACGCCGTCGTGGTCGACGGCATGCAGGGCGGCACGGGCGCGACGCAGGACGTGTTCATCGAGCACGCCGGCATCCCCTCGCTGCCCGCGGTGCGGCTGGCGGCGGAGGCGCTGCGCGAGGTCGGTAAGGAAGACGAGGTGCAGCTCATCGTCTCCGGCGGCATCAGGACGGGCGCCGACGTCGCGAAGGCGCTGGCGCTCGGCGCGGACGCCGTCTCCATCGGCGTCGCTCCGCTGGTGGCCCTTGGCTGCAACTCGCGTACGTACGTCAAGGACGGCAAGGAGCACGACGCCACCGCCGACTACGCCGCCATCGGGGCCACGCCAGGGCACTGCGACCGGATGCACACCGGCCGGTGCCCGGTCGGTATCGCGACCCAGGACCCCGAGCTCGCCTCCCGGTTGGATCCGGACTGGGGAGCGCAGCGGGTGGCGAACTACCTGAAGGCGTTGACCATGGAGGTCACCACGCTGGCCCGCGCGTGCGGGAAGTCCAGTGTGCACAACCTCGAACCAGAGGATCTGGTGGCGCTGACCATCGAAGCCGCGGCGATGGCCCAGGTGCCACTCGCCGGCACCAACTGGATACCCGGTCACCCCAAGGGCGGTTGGTGA
- a CDS encoding glutamate synthase — protein MGEVSVSDAVTLDCGELSTREINRELGSLPDGTTARIVEPWGRHNLAVGLANRIDIRIAGGAGYFIGGLGDGPDITVDGFVGWSVAENLMSGTVRVRGNASECAGASSHGGLLVIEGDASSRAGISLKGGTIVVAGDVGHMSGFMAQAGTMLVGGDAGHALGDSLYETVIYVAGKVASLGSDARIEEMTEADVAVVEELVKGAGFDHIDPQNVTRVASAKQLYNFDALKGQSY, from the coding sequence ATGGGGGAGGTGTCGGTGTCGGACGCTGTCACGTTGGACTGCGGGGAGCTGTCCACCAGGGAGATCAACCGTGAGCTCGGGTCGCTGCCGGACGGCACGACCGCACGCATCGTCGAGCCGTGGGGCAGGCACAACCTCGCGGTCGGGCTTGCCAACCGCATCGACATACGCATCGCGGGCGGCGCCGGTTACTTCATCGGCGGTCTCGGCGACGGGCCGGACATCACGGTCGACGGCTTCGTCGGCTGGTCGGTGGCCGAGAACCTGATGAGCGGCACGGTGCGGGTGCGCGGCAACGCGTCGGAGTGCGCGGGTGCGTCCAGTCACGGCGGGTTGCTGGTGATCGAGGGCGACGCCTCGTCGCGCGCCGGGATCTCGCTGAAGGGCGGCACGATCGTCGTCGCGGGCGATGTCGGGCACATGAGCGGCTTCATGGCCCAGGCCGGCACGATGCTGGTCGGCGGCGATGCCGGGCACGCGCTCGGCGACTCGCTGTACGAGACGGTGATCTACGTGGCCGGCAAGGTCGCGTCCCTCGGCTCGGACGCCCGCATCGAGGAGATGACCGAGGCCGACGTGGCCGTCGTGGAGGAGCTGGTGAAGGGCGCCGGCTTCGACCACATCGACCCGCAGAACGTCACGAGGGTCGCCTCGGCGAAGCAGCTGTACAACTTCGACGCGCTGAAGGGGCAGAGCTACTGA
- a CDS encoding FAD-dependent oxidoreductase, producing MTRYSAWRLFRNGLTHREWPAAWRPHDLRPSYDVVVIGGGVHGLATAYYLATNHGIRNVAVVDKSYIGSGGSGRNTAIVRSNYLTPEGVAFYDRSLHLYEELSATLNFNVMFSQRGHMTLAHNDSSLRTMHWRAEVNKLQGVDSRVIYPDEIKRRVPHLDVSAGARYPIQGALYHPPGGIIRHDAVVWGYARGADAAGVHIHQNTEVTGIEVSGGKVTGVRTNRGTIAAGTVVNATAGWASTIADMAGVPLPIQTFPLQAAVTEPVRPFLETVIVSGSLHVYVSQTDRGELVFGASVDPFASYSTRGSLEFIEGLAGHVLELMPALAKMRLLRQWAGLCDMTPDFSPIMGFTGVDGFLVDVGWGTYGFKAGPVSGEAMAECIATQRTPKIIEAFGLERFANGTLVGEKGAAAVGH from the coding sequence ATGACTCGATACTCGGCCTGGCGCCTCTTCCGCAACGGCCTCACGCACCGCGAGTGGCCGGCCGCTTGGCGACCGCACGACCTCCGCCCCAGCTACGACGTCGTCGTGATCGGCGGCGGGGTGCACGGGCTCGCCACGGCGTACTACCTGGCAACCAACCACGGCATCCGCAACGTGGCCGTCGTCGACAAGAGCTACATCGGCAGTGGTGGCTCTGGTCGCAACACGGCCATCGTGAGGTCCAACTACCTGACGCCGGAGGGAGTGGCCTTCTACGACCGCTCGCTCCACCTCTACGAGGAGCTGTCGGCGACGCTGAACTTCAACGTGATGTTCTCGCAGCGCGGGCACATGACGTTGGCGCACAACGACTCCTCGCTCCGCACCATGCACTGGCGCGCAGAGGTCAACAAGCTGCAGGGTGTCGACTCCCGGGTGATCTACCCGGACGAGATCAAGCGGCGAGTGCCTCACCTGGACGTCTCCGCCGGCGCCAGGTACCCGATCCAGGGCGCGCTCTACCACCCGCCTGGCGGCATCATCAGGCACGACGCCGTCGTCTGGGGGTACGCCCGCGGCGCGGACGCCGCCGGCGTGCACATCCACCAGAACACCGAGGTCACCGGCATCGAGGTGTCCGGCGGCAAGGTCACGGGCGTACGCACCAACCGCGGCACCATCGCCGCCGGCACCGTGGTCAACGCCACGGCCGGCTGGGCGAGCACCATCGCGGACATGGCCGGGGTGCCGCTGCCGATCCAGACCTTCCCGCTGCAGGCGGCCGTCACCGAGCCGGTACGGCCGTTCCTCGAGACGGTGATCGTCTCCGGCTCGCTGCACGTGTACGTCAGCCAGACGGACAGGGGCGAGCTGGTGTTCGGGGCGAGCGTCGACCCGTTCGCGTCGTACTCCACCCGCGGCTCGCTGGAGTTCATCGAGGGCCTGGCCGGGCACGTGCTCGAGCTGATGCCCGCGCTGGCGAAGATGCGGCTGCTGCGGCAGTGGGCCGGTCTCTGCGACATGACGCCAGACTTCAGCCCGATCATGGGCTTCACCGGCGTAGACGGCTTCCTCGTCGACGTCGGCTGGGGCACGTACGGCTTCAAGGCCGGCCCGGTCAGCGGCGAGGCCATGGCGGAGTGCATCGCGACGCAGCGCACTCCGAAGATCATCGAGGCCTTCGGGTTGGAACGCTTCGCGAACGGAACCCTGGTAGGCGAGAAGGGCGCTGCGGCGGTGGGTCACTGA
- a CDS encoding FCD domain-containing protein gives MERQLTSMKLTEGVAEHIRGMIHRGELGPGDRLPPERELAEELGVARASLRAAIKSLEDRGYVMVRRGSRGGTFVTELTRPFSEWREHVRQQRGEIDEIIDFRIALEQRAAELAATRRDVNDLSQLRSAIKAMENSESRAAFRLSDSQFHSGVASAARNTRLRAGIDQTRGELFSPHDLLEYVEPKDESIEDHRAIYDAIRRKSAEQAGRLMAAHVERTREQLRVIVLQDSKRKGGRRTKSSP, from the coding sequence GTGGAACGGCAGCTGACGTCGATGAAGCTGACCGAGGGTGTCGCCGAGCACATCCGCGGCATGATCCACCGTGGTGAGCTCGGGCCGGGCGACCGGCTGCCGCCGGAGCGCGAGCTGGCCGAGGAGCTCGGCGTGGCGCGGGCGAGCCTGCGGGCGGCGATCAAGTCGCTGGAGGACCGCGGGTACGTCATGGTGCGCCGCGGGTCGCGCGGCGGCACGTTCGTCACCGAGCTGACCAGGCCGTTCAGCGAGTGGCGCGAGCACGTACGGCAGCAGCGCGGCGAGATCGACGAGATCATCGACTTCCGGATCGCCCTGGAACAGCGCGCCGCCGAGCTGGCTGCCACCAGACGCGACGTCAACGACCTGAGCCAGCTGCGTAGCGCCATCAAGGCGATGGAGAACTCGGAGAGCCGCGCGGCGTTCCGGCTCTCCGACTCGCAGTTCCACTCCGGGGTGGCGAGCGCGGCGCGCAACACCAGGCTGCGCGCCGGCATCGACCAGACCCGCGGCGAGCTGTTCAGCCCGCACGACCTGCTGGAGTACGTCGAGCCGAAGGACGAGTCGATCGAGGATCACCGGGCGATCTACGACGCGATCAGGCGGAAGAGCGCAGAGCAGGCGGGCCGTCTGATGGCCGCGCACGTGGAACGTACCCGGGAGCAGCTGCGGGTGATCGTCCTGCAGGACTCCAAGCGCAAAGGCGGCCGGCGTACCAAGTCGTCGCCCTGA
- a CDS encoding helix-turn-helix domain-containing protein: MAATPLEDALEKVIAQRVREFRSAMGWSVAHLADRSGLSKSMLSKIENAKASASLSTLARLSSALNVPVTAFFRGLDEEHDVIHIKSGRGLDIEHRGSRHGSRYQSLGRMRYPYDMLEPVVVTITRRTKVFPLFQHSGTELIHVQAGRLGYAVGDNSYTLEPGDSLQFAGDVPHGPVELHELPVKFLSIKALPTNG; encoded by the coding sequence GTGGCAGCGACACCGCTGGAAGACGCGCTGGAGAAGGTGATCGCGCAGCGGGTTCGGGAGTTCCGGTCGGCCATGGGCTGGAGCGTCGCCCACCTCGCCGACCGCAGTGGGCTCTCCAAGAGCATGCTGTCCAAGATCGAGAACGCGAAAGCCTCCGCCAGCCTCAGCACCCTGGCCAGGCTCAGCAGCGCACTCAACGTCCCCGTCACGGCGTTCTTCCGTGGGCTCGACGAGGAGCACGACGTCATCCACATCAAGTCCGGGCGCGGCCTGGACATCGAGCACCGCGGCTCCCGGCACGGCTCGCGTTACCAGTCACTCGGCCGGATGCGGTACCCGTACGACATGCTCGAACCCGTGGTGGTGACGATCACCAGGCGCACGAAGGTGTTCCCGCTGTTCCAGCACAGCGGCACCGAGCTGATCCACGTCCAGGCGGGCCGGCTCGGCTACGCGGTCGGGGACAACTCCTACACCCTGGAGCCGGGCGATTCCCTCCAGTTCGCCGGGGATGTCCCCCACGGCCCGGTCGAGCTGCACGAACTCCCGGTCAAGTTCCTCAGCATAAAGGCGCTGCCGACCAACGGGTGA
- the glnT gene encoding type III glutamate--ammonia ligase: protein MLKQAEKDGIEFFLAMFVDMHGKPCAKAVPASAVDQLFENGAGFAGFAVGDIGQSPADPDLAAMPDPTSYTRLPWQPTVAVVHCDPYVDGEPWPYAPRVILRRQLDRLRDERGWVLKTGVEAEYMLVRRTPDGGIEIADQLDTAEKPCYEAKGLSRMWGHLSTVSAYMNELGWANYANDHEDGAGQFEQNFAFADALTTADRAIFLRYMVHVLAHEAGMAATFMPKPFSQYTGNGLHTHLSIWDTDDNPLFETDHDARGLGLSGLAYQFMGGLVEHGRAMAGLICPTVNSYKRIGVGAPNSGSTWAPAYNAYGGNNRTVMLRVPEGGRMEHRGVDGSANPYLAFAGLLAAGLDGVDRGADPGEPVSDDLFALSGDEVAGRGIERLPATLLEAVDELAGDKVLRSALGEVRSGDYVDYYAGVKRREFLEYHAAVSDWEVNRYLTLF, encoded by the coding sequence ATGCTCAAGCAGGCCGAGAAGGACGGCATCGAATTCTTCCTCGCGATGTTCGTCGACATGCACGGCAAGCCGTGCGCGAAGGCGGTCCCGGCCAGCGCCGTCGACCAGCTCTTCGAGAACGGCGCCGGCTTCGCCGGTTTCGCGGTCGGCGACATCGGGCAGTCGCCCGCCGACCCCGACCTGGCGGCGATGCCCGACCCGACGTCGTACACCCGGCTGCCGTGGCAGCCCACCGTGGCCGTAGTGCACTGCGATCCCTACGTCGACGGTGAGCCTTGGCCGTACGCGCCGCGGGTCATCCTCCGCCGCCAGCTCGACCGGCTGCGCGACGAACGCGGCTGGGTGCTGAAGACCGGCGTGGAAGCCGAGTACATGCTGGTGCGGCGTACCCCTGACGGTGGCATCGAGATCGCCGACCAGCTCGACACCGCCGAGAAGCCGTGTTACGAGGCCAAGGGCCTGAGCAGGATGTGGGGACACCTCTCCACGGTGTCGGCGTACATGAACGAGCTCGGCTGGGCGAACTACGCCAACGACCACGAGGACGGCGCCGGGCAGTTCGAGCAGAACTTCGCGTTCGCGGACGCGTTGACGACCGCGGACCGGGCGATCTTCCTGCGCTACATGGTGCACGTGCTCGCGCACGAGGCCGGCATGGCGGCGACGTTCATGCCCAAGCCGTTCAGCCAGTACACCGGCAACGGCCTGCACACCCACCTGAGCATCTGGGACACCGACGACAACCCGTTGTTCGAGACCGACCACGATGCGCGCGGCCTCGGCCTGAGCGGCTTGGCGTACCAGTTCATGGGCGGGCTGGTCGAGCACGGCCGCGCGATGGCCGGGCTGATCTGCCCGACGGTCAACTCCTACAAGCGCATCGGCGTGGGCGCCCCGAACTCGGGGTCCACCTGGGCGCCGGCGTACAACGCGTACGGCGGCAACAACCGCACGGTGATGCTGCGGGTGCCCGAGGGCGGCCGGATGGAACACCGTGGTGTGGACGGCTCCGCGAACCCGTACCTGGCCTTCGCCGGTCTGCTGGCGGCCGGCCTGGACGGCGTGGACAGGGGCGCCGATCCCGGTGAGCCGGTGAGCGACGACCTGTTCGCGCTGTCCGGCGACGAGGTCGCGGGGCGCGGTATCGAGCGGCTGCCGGCCACGCTGCTCGAGGCCGTCGACGAGCTGGCCGGCGACAAGGTGCTGCGCAGCGCGCTCGGCGAGGTGCGCAGCGGCGACTACGTGGACTACTACGCCGGCGTGAAGCGCCGCGAGTTCCTCGAGTACCACGCGGCGGTCAGCGACTGGGAGGTCAACAGGTACCTCACGTTGTTCTAA
- a CDS encoding DUF1579 domain-containing protein translates to MSAASIRTRQTMAALTGTWVGTSRMRLMPDDPYGESPATATVRPAARGSFATVAYTWTTDGVEQDGFLLLGDGADPGTAVAVWCDSWHQSPHWMTCEGTVQDQRITVAGSYLGGDTTAGWRIRIDASDPAVLRIAMDNVLREVGYQVVDARYERA, encoded by the coding sequence ATGAGCGCAGCGAGCATCCGCACCAGGCAGACGATGGCCGCGCTGACCGGGACCTGGGTGGGCACCTCGAGGATGCGGCTGATGCCCGACGACCCATACGGCGAGTCACCGGCCACCGCCACCGTGCGACCGGCGGCGCGCGGCAGCTTCGCCACCGTCGCGTACACCTGGACGACCGACGGTGTCGAACAGGACGGCTTCCTGCTGCTCGGCGACGGCGCCGACCCGGGCACGGCGGTCGCCGTCTGGTGCGACTCGTGGCACCAGAGCCCGCACTGGATGACGTGCGAAGGCACCGTCCAGGATCAGCGGATCACCGTGGCTGGCAGCTATCTGGGCGGCGACACCACGGCCGGCTGGCGGATCCGCATCGACGCCAGCGACCCGGCGGTGTTGCGGATCGCCATGGACAACGTGCTCCGCGAGGTCGGCTACCAGGTCGTCGACGCGCGCTACGAGCGCGCCTGA
- a CDS encoding helix-turn-helix domain-containing protein — translation MRAEVQTKLTLHDLADAVGYSPFHLARLFRSVVGIPPGEFRTALRFDLAKRLLVTEGASVTDACFAVGFDSLGTFSTRFRKLVGVAPDEFRRLPDALDRPASTAIARSQPSTSTAVVRGTVYCPTESAVYIGLFPHAIAQSRPITGQYLLRPGPYELPAVPPGRYRVLAAGIGPAADPLTRLVPGEGMTVGAAPQPVVIRTGTERVHRDVWLRPQYTQEPPVLVALAILTPQD, via the coding sequence ATGCGTGCCGAGGTGCAGACCAAGCTGACGCTGCACGACCTCGCCGATGCCGTCGGTTACAGCCCGTTCCACCTGGCCCGGCTGTTCCGTTCCGTGGTCGGCATCCCGCCCGGCGAGTTCCGCACGGCCCTGCGCTTCGACCTGGCCAAGCGGCTGCTGGTCACCGAGGGTGCGTCGGTGACCGATGCGTGCTTCGCGGTCGGCTTCGACAGCCTCGGCACGTTCTCCACCAGGTTCCGCAAGCTCGTCGGGGTCGCTCCGGACGAGTTCCGCCGGCTGCCCGACGCGCTCGACCGCCCGGCCTCGACGGCCATCGCACGCAGCCAGCCCTCTACGTCCACGGCCGTGGTGCGCGGCACGGTGTACTGCCCGACCGAGAGCGCGGTGTACATCGGGCTGTTCCCGCACGCGATCGCGCAGAGCCGGCCGATCACGGGGCAGTACCTGCTGCGCCCCGGCCCATACGAGCTGCCGGCCGTACCGCCCGGCCGCTACCGGGTGCTCGCCGCCGGCATCGGGCCGGCGGCCGACCCGCTCACCCGGCTGGTCCCCGGCGAGGGCATGACGGTCGGTGCCGCGCCGCAGCCGGTGGTGATCCGCACCGGCACGGAACGCGTGCACCGCGACGTGTGGCTGCGGCCGCAGTACACGCAGGAGCCGCCGGTGCTGGTCGCCCTGGCGATCCTGACACCGCAAGATTGA
- a CDS encoding amino acid permease: protein MSESVQTAERPDHLSLRKVLSPIHIWGLGVGIVLVGEFMGWNFSVEKGGMYGGLVACWVVGLLYTAIVMINSEVTSAIPAAGGQYAQAKHTIGPLMAFNVGLYLTLAYTMLEAANANVLGYLLTTMSTVLGSQTELSAYPFAVLAILGLAWLNYRGIFVTLSVNFLITGFAFLTIVALFIGVAGWNPSGTMALQGLTGDLANGLPYGWIGVVAACQFGMWYYLGIEGTAQAAEECRSAPRAIPLGSMAGIMTLIIAATLTWYVCAGLVPWQYLGTAITPLFDAARVTGNGVLVLLLMFGTLFATLASANGCITDASRAWFSMGRDRYLPEWFGAVHPRYRTPFRAIVFLVPIAIAFAILPILLQRDTLLSTVITFSILSGLLMYAFMGPNFIRFRRLWPLGSIPRQYTLPFHPVPAIMLILIVGLVFFATFLGYGVALISVLAFYLLASVWFVARRFKHVDKDAQFTAPLPRPRGY from the coding sequence ATGAGTGAGAGCGTGCAGACCGCGGAGAGGCCGGATCACCTCTCGCTACGCAAGGTGCTCTCGCCGATCCACATCTGGGGTCTCGGCGTGGGCATTGTGCTCGTCGGTGAGTTCATGGGCTGGAACTTCTCGGTCGAGAAGGGCGGCATGTACGGCGGCCTGGTCGCGTGCTGGGTCGTCGGTCTGCTCTACACCGCGATCGTGATGATCAACTCGGAGGTCACCTCCGCCATCCCCGCCGCCGGCGGCCAGTACGCGCAGGCGAAGCACACCATCGGCCCGCTGATGGCGTTCAACGTCGGGCTCTACCTGACGCTGGCGTACACCATGCTGGAGGCGGCGAACGCCAACGTGCTCGGTTACCTGCTGACCACCATGTCCACGGTGCTCGGCAGCCAGACCGAGCTGAGCGCGTACCCGTTCGCCGTGCTCGCGATCCTCGGCCTCGCCTGGCTGAACTACCGCGGCATCTTCGTCACGCTGTCGGTGAACTTCCTGATCACCGGCTTCGCGTTCCTCACCATCGTGGCGCTGTTCATCGGCGTCGCCGGCTGGAACCCGTCGGGCACCATGGCGCTGCAGGGCCTGACCGGTGACCTCGCGAACGGCCTGCCGTATGGCTGGATCGGCGTGGTCGCGGCCTGTCAGTTCGGCATGTGGTACTACCTCGGCATCGAGGGCACCGCCCAGGCGGCGGAGGAGTGCCGGTCGGCGCCGCGGGCGATCCCGCTGGGCAGCATGGCCGGGATCATGACGCTGATCATCGCCGCGACGCTCACCTGGTACGTGTGTGCGGGCCTGGTGCCGTGGCAGTACCTCGGCACGGCGATCACACCGCTGTTCGACGCGGCGAGGGTCACCGGCAACGGCGTGCTCGTACTGCTGCTGATGTTCGGCACGTTGTTCGCCACCTTGGCGTCGGCGAACGGCTGCATCACCGACGCCTCGCGTGCGTGGTTCTCGATGGGCCGCGACAGGTACCTGCCGGAGTGGTTCGGCGCAGTGCACCCGCGCTACCGCACGCCGTTCAGGGCGATCGTGTTCCTGGTTCCGATCGCCATCGCGTTCGCGATCCTGCCGATCCTGCTGCAGCGCGACACGTTGCTCTCGACGGTGATCACGTTCTCGATCCTGTCCGGGCTGTTGATGTACGCGTTCATGGGGCCGAACTTCATCAGGTTCAGGCGGCTGTGGCCGCTCGGCAGCATCCCGCGGCAGTACACCCTGCCGTTCCACCCGGTGCCGGCGATCATGCTGATCCTCATCGTCGGGCTGGTGTTCTTCGCGACCTTCCTCGGCTACGGTGTCGCGCTGATCTCGGTGCTGGCGTTCTACCTGCTGGCGTCGGTGTGGTTCGTTGCGCGGAGGTTCAAGCACGTGGACAAGGACGCCCAGTTCACCGCGCCACTACCGAGACCGCGTGGGTACTGA